A window of the Elgaria multicarinata webbii isolate HBS135686 ecotype San Diego chromosome 22, rElgMul1.1.pri, whole genome shotgun sequence genome harbors these coding sequences:
- the LOC134412671 gene encoding C-C motif chemokine 5-like codes for MNPSVAAFAVLLVAAAFLAQSQAWNDPSFCCFSYKEKPIPVKLVKSFEHTNYQCAMPAVILYTKGGRKFCADPQQTWVKNILSHFQ; via the exons ATGAACCCCTCCGTGGCTGCCTTCGCCGTCCTGCTGGTTGCAGCAGCTTTCCTCGCCCAGAGCCAGGCCTGGAATG ATCCAAGCTTCTGCTGCTTCAGCTACAAAGAGAAACCAATTCCAGTGAAGCTCGTGAAATCCTTTGAACACACAAACTACCAGTGTGCCATGCCGGCTGTCAT ATTGTACACGAAAGGCGGTAGAAAGTTCTGTGCCGATCCCCAACAAACATGGGTCAAGAACATTTTGAGTCACTTCCAATGA